One Trachemys scripta elegans isolate TJP31775 unplaced genomic scaffold, CAS_Tse_1.0 scaffold_131, whole genome shotgun sequence genomic window, GAGCTAAAGCTCCAGACTCTTCCCAGGGGCTGAGCGAACAGGAGAGGAAGCACAGTGCCCAGCAGGCCAGCACGAGCCCAGGGCCAGAGCGCGACTAGCCCAGTGAGACAGGGGCCGAGGCAAGGCCGACCAAACCCATCTCTGCAGAGGGAGGAGACCAGGCTGCAAAGAACCACACGAGTTTGCCCATCAggctccagttctccagggccCATCCCCCTGGTATCTAGGAAAGGCGTTTCGGGGACTGAAACAAAGCCATGGACGGCAAtcaaggtgaccccaactgctGAGCGTATGAGTGACGGGAGAGATTGTCACAAGCACCTAGGGGGTTTAGGAGCGCAAATCGCATTGACTCTCACTGGGCTTCACCCGGGGCACTCGGGAGCAcggtcccattgaaagtcactcGTGAAAAATCTCACGGGGTGTGAATAAAGCTCACTCCAAACCAGCGGAAAGTTCCAACCTTTTAACACCCACGGGGTTTCAATGGAAAATAAACGAGAGCATAAAGCCTCCAGTTTCTCCCTCTCAGCTCGGCTGTTATTGGCCAGGGGCCCGCACGGTGCGGGGAGCTGCACagaccagcccctgccctgcggaGCGCTTATTACTGCCCGAAGCCAGTGGGACAGGCACTGGGGGGCCGGGAACAGAGCCGCTCTCTGAGCCAGGCCTTTGAGAGCAGGGGCTGACGCTGATCTCTCTGTTGCTTTAACAGGTGCCGGCTGCCTTTGCCCTTCCCAACCACTAGACCCTGGCTGGTGCGATGGAGGAAGCGATGGAGCTGCGGACGGACGGGAATTCCCTGCTAAAGGCGGTGTGGCTAGGCAGACTCCGGCTGGCCAGACTCCTGCTGGAAGGCGGGGCCTACATTAACGAAAGCAACGAGAAGGGCGAGACCGCTCTCATGGTGGCCTGCCGCACTAAACACGTGGACCAGCAGAGCACAAGCAAAGCCCGGATGGTGAGGTACTTGCTGGATAACAGGGCTGACCCCAACATCCAGGACAAGTCCGGCAGAACAGCCCTGATGCACGCCTGCCTCAAAGGAGCCGGGGAAGAGGTCGTTTCTCTGCTGCTGGAGAACGGAGCCGACCCGAGCCTAGAAGATCACTCCGGAGCATCTGCTCTGGTTTACGCTGTCAACGCAGATGACAAGGATTTGCTAAAGCATCTCCTGAAAGCCTGCAAAGCTAAGGGGAAGGAGGTGATCATTATAACTATGGACAAATCCTCGGCGGGTACCAAAGCTACCCAACAATACCTCCACGTCCCGCCATCgccagagctgggggagaggcagggcccgGGCGTGTGCAAGGCGCCTTCGGAGAGTGAACTCAAAGCGTCCACTTCAGGCTCTTCAGTGGCTGCGAAGGAAGAGCCCTTCTTCCGCTTCCACTCCGCGCACGCCAGCGGCGGCCAGCCGGCCAAGGCCCTTCCCGAGCCCTGGTCTCCTACCAGGAAACTCGGCAATCCCAGAAGAGCCCGTTTGCCACAGCTGAAGAGGCTGCAGTCAGAACCGTGGGGCTTGATTGCACCTTCTGTTCTAGCCTCCTCCGCCCCTCCAGCCGAGGCCAAGGTGTGTGCCGGGGATGACATCACTCTGGGCATCAGTGACTTGTCGCTCTCCAGAAAGGTTTCCTTCCCCAGGAACGGCAGCAGTAAGAGCAAAGACCTGTCTCTCTTCCCTTTGGTGGATGACCAGGCTCTGAAGATCCCACCAACTTCTGTGCCAGGATCAAGGAATCCATCCTACGAAAAAGTTCAGCCCCTTCCTCAACGCGTAGCCAGGAGGAACGCGGTCCCCGCTGAGCCGGAGAACCCCAGCTCCGCCGGCTCGGGCCCCACACCCTTCAAAGACACCCTGCACCGGGGACGGCTGGGCACGGCGCATTACGATTCGGATTCACAGCTCTACTGCGACTCCAGCTCCGTTCTGGCTGATTCGGGGAAGGGGCCTTTGGAGAGAAACCAGCTCAACAGTTCCCATTCGGCTTTGTTCACCAGCTCCCGGGAATCCCTGGACAGCGCTCCCAGCACGTCTCCTGGGACGGTTCGCCGCAGGCCACCCAATCTGCTGGAAAGACGGGGATCTGGGACTCTCCTGCTCGATCACATTTCTCATACAAGACCAGGGCATTTGCCTCCTTTGAATGTAAACCCCAACCCGCCAATTCCCGACATCGGCTCTAGCAGCAAACCGTCTTCCCCGCTCGCTGCGGGCTTCAAACCCACAGTACCCGCTGCGCCGAGTTCACCGAGAAGGGCTGACTGGCGAGCCAAAAAGAAGTTGCTTCGGAGACACTCCATGCAGGTTGAGCAGATGAAACAACTCTCCAATTTTGAGGAAATAGTGGCCCAGTAGTTTGTATTTCAGTGGATTTTCCAGAAACACGTGCAAAGTCCCTGCTCTCTCGTGCTCCGCACAGTGGGGTCCCTGTGCCTGGCACcccctgctccaggaggggcagagcagggtctgaTTCCCACAGCCTTGCACCTTGGGGGGCTGGGCACCGGGGCCAAGCCAGGAGCATTTAACACTCCCGTTGCCCAGCTGTGGAGACAACACCAGGTACAAACTGGGGAATCAGCACCAGGTACTAAAAGGATTTCTCTGCTACTGCCCCAGGTCTGGGCTTTGTTCCCAGGATGAATCTGGCGAAGGGCTGATTGTAGAGGAAGGTAGTGTGAGACACACGAGACTTCTCCCCAAGGAACATGAGCACCATTCCTTCAGTCTCCAGTTCTTTGTCCTTAATCTGTGTCTTTCCTACCCACACGGAGACAGTCCTGGGATCGCCAGTGCCTGTGGGGCTGGTGGACGTCTCAAGTGCCTACAGAACCAGAGCGGAGCTCACTGctgccaggaggaggaagagccgcGTCCCCCCGACACCTGCCccgagccggagaagggacacaATTCTCTCTGCTTCCCAGAAATGCTATCGCTTGAACAGGCCAGATAACGGAGCAGATCCGGTCCTGGTGACACTCCGGTGCAACCAACGGGACTGCATCGGGGAGGTGTTCGGCCCGGCACCGTCAGGCTGCCAGGCCATTCCATTGCTCGGTGGGACGCTCTGCTGTGGGCGCTGCgctgccggggggtggggggcagcgttCCCCATCTCTAGCTCGTGGGAAGGGCGGGGGCCCAGGCCAGTGCTTAGCAGAGCAGGGCCCATGTATGGGGCCGAGGGCGCGTGGTGAATTCAGCCGCATGCTCCGCTCGGGGGAGGCGACTGGCTCTGTTCACATCCGTGAGGCTCAGAGGATTCCTACCCTGGGGCCATCTGACCCCGGCCCCCCCCGACAGCACACAGCCCCCC contains:
- the LOC117870287 gene encoding ankyrin repeat domain-containing protein 34C-like; the protein is MEEAMELRTDGNSLLKAVWLGRLRLARLLLEGGAYINESNEKGETALMVACRTKHVDQQSTSKARMVRYLLDNRADPNIQDKSGRTALMHACLKGAGEEVVSLLLENGADPSLEDHSGASALVYAVNADDKDLLKHLLKACKAKGKEVIIITMDKSSAGTKATQQYLHVPPSPELGERQGPGVCKAPSESELKASTSGSSVAAKEEPFFRFHSAHASGGQPAKALPEPWSPTRKLGNPRRARLPQLKRLQSEPWGLIAPSVLASSAPPAEAKVCAGDDITLGISDLSLSRKVSFPRNGSSKSKDLSLFPLVDDQALKIPPTSVPGSRNPSYEKVQPLPQRVARRNAVPAEPENPSSAGSGPTPFKDTLHRGRLGTAHYDSDSQLYCDSSSVLADSGKGPLERNQLNSSHSALFTSSRESLDSAPSTSPGTVRRRPPNLLERRGSGTLLLDHISHTRPGHLPPLNVNPNPPIPDIGSSSKPSSPLAAGFKPTVPAAPSSPRRADWRAKKKLLRRHSMQVEQMKQLSNFEEIVAQ